The window CTGAATGGGAATCCCTCAGCCTTATAAACTGTACACAAAAATAGACAAAGGGAAGCAAAGAGGGAAGAATGTGAGTGAACGAGTGGGATAAGAATAAAAGGGTACGTAAGAGAGAGACTTAAGCGTTATATAATGACACAATCGTGGTCATGTGCGTATGTCTGCTTGTGCAAGAACGTGTGCAGAGCGACAAGAGAGGGTGTCCTACAGGCCTAATTTGTGTTTATCTACGTGCACGGCGGGACACGCTGCAGGCAGACAGACGGAGGCAAACTTTCGTGTCCTCGGATTGCACTTCCACTCTGCAGCCTCCCCTGTGCAATGAGTAACGCGAGTGCCTGCAATAGCTGCATCCAAAGTCCACGATCGCAAACCACCTATTAGACTTTAGCTAACCCTGAAAGCAGATTAGTGTATATACTGAGGGAGTGACAGCGTGTTTAACACTGCAGCCTTTGTATTTCTACTTGATTTAGTGCAAAAACATATAAATGCATATTATTCCTTTGCTTCTGCATTGGTCGGTTTTCTATCTTTCTTCAAAAGGGGTTTTCCCCACAATggacaaaaaaaccccaaacaaaaacaagacaaaaataaaccatTATTCTCTATTTTTGTACCAACAAAAATAACTCTCCTTTGCAAAGTGACTCTGAAGGTATATAATGATAGATGAAGTTTGACATCCCAAATTATCTCTAAGGTGGCCACAGTAAATCCTCTGTTAAGGTGTTCCATTGGTTGCAGGTGAATAGCACGCACGGTCTACAATAAGCCTATAATATGATTTAGCCTACTGTTGGCATCTTTTCTTAATGACAAAGATTAAACTGTTTTAGTGCTGCTAATCTCATTGAGGGGACTCTTATTTGGTCTACCGTCCTTTCTCTCCCCTCTCCAGGCTGCAGCTCTATCTGCGCTTGTGCGCGCGAGAGAGGCTGTTGACATTAGGTCTGCCGTCATTCACAAAGAGAATGCAATTAGGAAACACAGACTGCCGCTGCCTTCGCTGCTCTCTCGGCTCAGATTTAACATTCAGAAGACATTCTGTTAAATCCTCCCACTGGAGGCAGAGAGCAGGTGAAGAGAGTTACAGGTCGGGTCGAGTCAGACTGAGCCGAGCCGAGCCGTTTGATAATCTTTGTGATCAATTTGCCTCTGTGAGAGGTGCCCCTGGGGGCCACTTTGGGGAGAACCTTGTTAGGCTGAGTTAAATTGTTGCCCGAGGCGAGCTATTAGCGGCCATCCCTGGGAGAggacgcgcacacacacacacacacacgcggcCGCACATGTGTGCGCTCACACACTCACTCGCTTTACCAGCCGCACTGAAGCACACACATGTTGTTGTAGtctattaaaaacaaagatgaagcTAAACGAGAAGTCAAGCATCTCTGTGTGCTCAAAAGAAAAGAttattttgtgtcttttctgTCTGTGAAAGTTATGAGAATGCTTGGAAACAGCAATTAtaagagatgcaccaatccaTTGGTTCGATTAATTAAAATACTGAAAGACcaggttttttgtgtgtgtctctctttATTAATTGTATCAATACCAAGAACTTCCATAATTTTTAGTCCACAAACCAACATCAGGCACTTTTATTCACACTCTGGTTTAGCTATATAAAAGTCAGAAAACGGTTATTATGaaagatttaaatgtattaaaccaGGAGGAACTTTTAATGCCACAATGTTCTGCTAGATTTGAAATTATTACATCCAACCTGGAAACCAgagaattttcttttttggttaaTATGAGGACAATAAAGCTGCATCAGCAGTTAAGAACttgcagaaaactgcaaatttgTATTGACCAGGGAAAACGTGATTAGGGcgtcttaaaaaaatatttactgcaAATAGATGGGGGATTAATCCatatttaaataagaaaaaaatacccAGATGTACAACTCTTAAAGCAAAAGAGATGCTTTGGGACATAAGTTGCTAGAACACAACTCTGTTCACAGATGTATACAGGAGAAAATGGCAGATAAATCCTGAAACTGAAAGAAGTAAAATTTAACGTAATGTAGACAAAAGAATAATATTAAGTAGCTTAAGAAAacgtgtttttctttcaaaatgagACAAATTTAGGCATTAAACAGCAGAATGTGTAAAAGCTTGACAGGAGGATTCAGTTTAACGACTAAAAAGATTACTAAGTGCTgaacttttatttctctttgcaaGTTTTGCCTTTTCGGTTCTCTTCATAAAAGCCTTTCAAGAACATGAATGCATGGACACATCACGCAGTCAGGTTTGGTAAGAAAGTGGccagttttcattttattttgttagctGTCCCCACTCTGTGCAGCTCTCTTTATTAATGCTTTAAAGTCCATTCAATCTGATTTATGCCAATGTCCCCGTCTCCTGGTTTTGTTTGAGTGATCGCTGACTCtacaaaggaaaaaaggaaaatttccCTCATTCTTACGTAAGACCTGAGTTTTTGTCACCcctctctgtttttctatttttctctgTATGCTGGAACAACCACTTTTCCTCTCCCTTCCCCCTCAAAGACCCACACACTCACACTGTCATCTGCAATTAGGCTCAACAGGAACACCATAGTAAGAGGGGTGCGAGGTTGAGGGAGGACAGCCATCGCCAACAGATTATTTTTGACACTTTCTCAATCAGTGCGTTTTTCTGTATTCTTTTGTGCGCTGAATGAATTCAACCAACCAAAGCACGAACAGGGCTTTAACAGCTCGGTGCGAACACATGCCTGTTAACGTGAAGTTAAATGAAAAGCAGCTGTGTAATATAGGTGGCAGGAGAGCTCGCGGTTGTCTGCGTGCGTTTCGGTCGTGCCACGAGAGCGTGTGCGTTCGTGCAGCCGACTTCAGCGCGGTAATGACCAGATGCAGGCCTCTCACACTTGCAGTCGCTCCTTCCACGCTGATGCGCTCACTTGGTCCTTAAGGAAAGGTCAGGGGCCATCAGGGTCTTACAGGTCACCTAGGGGGTTGGACTGTGAgactgtgtgtgcgtgtgcgtgtgtgtgtgtacagtgGCCTTGAGAGGCAAATCTGAGGCGGCAGATGGGCAGACTGTGTGtatacatgcatgcatgcatgcatgtgggagtgtgtgtgtcaAAGCAGGGGTTGAGTTAACCCTGTGGATTTTTTCCCACGCCTCTGTCTTCTCTTATCTGTGCAAGGACACATGCTGCACTGGGATGgagacggtgtgtgtgtgtgtgtgtgtgtgtgtgttataggTTAGATGGGGGAGGGCAAGTTTGAGAAACATACTGTAAagtctgctgcttttttgtttgAACGTGGTTTGCAGTTCTGAATGCATTTAAGCATGTCTGAATGTGTGCCTCAGTCTGCCTGAACATGTCTccgggagtgtgtgtgtgtgtgtgtgtgtgtgtgtgtgtgtgtgtgtgtgtgtgtgtgtgtgtgtgtgtgcgcgtgtgaaTCGATGCACTGGATGACAGCCAGTGGCCCCCTTCTGTTCCCTCTCCATGGCGTCCAATCACACCGTGGCACAATATTCTCTGTgcaaactgcagctgatccCAGACCTGCTATCTGAGCAATTACCCAGAGTGCTTTGGGGCTGCACAGCAAGCTGGACAAGCTCATACCCTCTGACATACAGCatgggtgtgtgggggggtgagAGTGACTGAAGTGTATCTGCGTGTGGGGAGGAGAGAGAGGGTTAAGGTGATGGATGGGGATAGTGTATTTATGTCCATGCAGCAGCAGTGTGACtgtctatataaaaaaaggatgaaaactTTCTTGGCGCCAAGAATTACAATGGGGGGGAGTGGAGAAGGGCCCACTGGATGGCATTATGATTATTACTATGACACACTGCACAGCAGACTGTACAGGATAGGGATTTGTGAACTTGTAGAAAATGAATAGGGAGGTTTAGGTTAGCATGCTAGTATAATGTTACCAATCAGGCCATTTGGCTCCCTTCATCAGTTTGTAACATGttgcatttaatttcttccttcTTCGGTTTCATGCCCACAAACAAATTGTTGAACTATTGTACCAGTTTATCGTTGTATAATAGTTTCTAGAGGGACAGCCCATCTATTTTGGTTCTGATCCTCTTTTATGACCATTTGATTTATGACATTTGACAGCTTTTGACCcccaatcaaataaaaataactcttaGCCCTCAGCTGACAGATAATATTTGGGGTCATTGTTGTCATAACACCACACATCCTTACTGGGCCGATTAAACTATTAATCGGATTGAATCATTTCGTAATCGATCATTAAATGGAATATACCGACTCTAAAACATGTCATTTAAGCTGAAAGAACAACTCACTTAGAGCAGTAATTAAGTCAAAActgaacatatatatatatgttcagttttgtttatttacatacatacatatttacatatatatatatatatatatatatatatatatatatatatatatatatatatataatcacgTCCTGTGGGATATTTCGTGCTGACCATCAATTCTTACCCATTTTACAAacaagtaattaaaaataattttatgaaTTCTGTAAGAAAATGTGGTTTTGTGTaattattgtaattttgtatcCAACATTTTTGGCCACACATCTGGTCAGAACTGAAGCAGTCCAAATAAAGCACAATTTTCTATTGCGTTAAAGTCCTGGTTATTTTGTCCCTTCCTCATTTTGTGCCAATTTAGATTTGCCACAAAACAACCAACCCTTACTTGTTTGCTGCCTTGTTACTTTACTAATTCTTCTCATTGCCCACTGTAAAGACATCAGTCAGTACTGTCTACCATCAGGATTTTGCTCAGGGAGGTTGGATCAGGGGTCCTAATCGGACATTTCATTCGTTTCGACTGGCCAAATTAGAGATCAGGACCTCAAACAATGGAAACGGGGTGTAATTTCcttcagaaaataataatatacaatTAAATTATATATGAGACTTGAGCAATTTTAtgactgtaaagaaaataaactgattCCAATTGTTTTGGAACATGGGTATGATATGGTAGTAGGTGGGGACAAAATGGAGACATGTGGTACAAAAGGGGGTAAAAAATTGGTAAAACGGTAGATTAACCCAATCCGCATacataaacaaaagaagaaaacattgcCAGTGTATAAATCATATTTGCTCAACTGTAGCAGTAAAATGTGCCTTAAAGGTTTGTAATCCTCGCCAAATGCATTAGTGGAGCTCTAGGGTGGCATCTTGGGCACAGAAGTGGATGTGCAGTATGGAAGtcagacaaaaacaataaaaaatgtttctgatgtTATATATTTCGTTAAGGTAAGCTGAAAGTCCGTCGCTCCTCAGATAATTCTCAATGTTTCAGACAGGCGGCAAAGGAACATAAAAGTAAAGCAGCGCGCAGCGGACCATATGCAGTAGCagtttttcattgattttaatAGGACAGTATGATGTGGAAACATGACAGGAGGCACAGGGGAGATAACCCAAGTAAGCACTGCTGTAAGCTATTCCCAGCAGTGTGCATTAACCCACTCGGCAATCGCGCCACCAGAACTTTTCTCCGTGTTTTTCATCATCGACTGCGAGACAGAGGGGTAGAGGAAGAGCGTGTTTCTCTCTCTAAGCTCGGCGCGATAAGACTGAAACAAGGTTTTCCCTGAGAGACGGAAATagatcagaaaacagagaaactgaaatCATTTCCCAGTCACACAGCCACTTATTGGAGGCGCAACACTCAGACACAAGCGAAGAAGTCAAACAGACTCAAGTGAAGGCGATGATCGCATAATTCAACGGCATATAGGCATCTAAGATCAGCGTCGCAGCTGTTCGGATTTAACAAGGGGTGGTGGGGGGTAAAACGCCCATCTCCTTCAATTTCCCCAAAGATATCTAGTTAGCTGGGAAGCAgctatacatatttttttaatgaaggggagaTACCACCCACATTCATCTTCCCAAATCAACCCCTGAGACTACAGTGGGAgttgtgtttgtatttctgaAGAGGCTGACACTGGCAGAAGTTATGCCAGAAAGTGATTCCAACTGTTCTATAAAGTGCAACACTAAAATGCAAAGCTCTGCTGTGCTCCCCGGCGTTGTAGCTGCATGACATTGTGTTTTGCTTCGGGTATGTTTCTGCTGCAGATCCCCTCCAGGCGCAGTGAATGAAACATGCATGTCCAGTCTGGCCCTTTTGGCACCACCTGACGCCTTGAAAGCAAACATGGAGAGCAACACCTAGTGGCCTTCCTCTGCTGTTGCATTGTCCGAGCAGATGGGGACACGGCCCCTTTTTTATATATCCCCTGCTTGTTTTTAAGAGTCCTACAACGCGGCAGCGCGTGTGAACGCCTGCACGCGTCAGAGCGAAGAACCGCGAAGGCACTAGTGCAACGCGGCTGCTTTTTGGTGTGGCGTGTTCTAGATAATTAGGACTCTATTTAGAGAAAGGGCCTTGGAAATACACAGGAGATCCTCACTTCATTAAAAATCAATTATCACAACACACGTGCCAGCTCAATACAGCCCTCATGGCCACAGtctgctacacacacacacgaataTGCGCATGTGTGTAACTGTCACATTACTATCTTTGTAGTCTTCTCTGCAAATTTCACCTAGTaggttctctctcagctgtgcGGGCGAGCCTGATCCTCCTCTTAGCTAAGATATCGCCAGCGCTGCAGTCCTGCTCTTACATAATAACCTCAGGATAACACTCACTCTCCCACTGGATTAGGATGCCGTCAGTCACTCCACTCTGACTGGGTCGGCTTGGATCACAAAGAAGTCCCCTCCCACCCCTCATAAAAGACGTGCAGCTCGAGGACAAACAgaaactctcttttttttttcccttagcAGAGGAATGTCTGAAGAAAGGCTGTGGAATATCTGCACTATAActctttcagttcagttttctgCTGCAGACTTGAAGCTCCAGGTTTCCGTCTGTGGTGTAAAATCCTATCTCACATGAAGCTTCATCAGTGCCTCTCCTGTGCGCCGAACAAAGAAACATGTCTTGATTCTGTCACCGGCATAAAACACAGTTGAAGTTGGAAGCTGTTGATGTGGAAGTGGGAGTCTTTTCAGAAAGCATTTACAAAGCCTCCGCTGCCGAGATAGGGCAGACAGACGGCCGCTGATGACAAGCCGCGTCGGCCCCACGCGCCGCTGACATCACTTCCTGCAAGATTGTGGCGGCATAGCGCATCATTGCTTCGACATCCAGACGAGTGCGGCGAGTGGGCGGTCACCCTGGCAACAGCGATGCTGTCATGACTGTCTCTGTATCCCACCTGACAGTCGCCACTGGCTATGAGCATAAACACAGAGACGCACGCGCGCCACAATGCAACCCACCCACACATACAAACAGAGCttgtcaaacacacacacatgcacaccctACTATTCCTGGTTTCTTATTTAGAAGTTAAACGCACGCTCAGATACGTCTCCATAACACATACTTAAACAATGCACATGCCCACACGCCCAGAATCTTTGGGGCCTTATTACGTGACACAAAGAGGAGCATAATCTGCCGAAACATGGAGAAGACGTGGTGTGAACGTCAAAGGCCTGCTGGGTAAAATGTGAAGAGCTTGTTTCAACAATCACCATGAACTACGTATAAAACTGCAGTCGCATCACACAGCTGTGGATGTGGGCTAAACACAAACCAATTAAACCCAAAGACCCTCACTTGGCTACAGGTGGACCTATTAACCAATGACTTTTTGCGCCAAagaattaaaacaaagcaaattgaTTAAGCAAATTGATTAAAGAGGGAGCTAATTGAAGCCAGTAAGGATGACGATgataaaacaagtttaaaactACTAAAAAAGACTTTATTACAGCTCTGAGCTGATTACTGGTGTCAAGGTTTATCAAGGTTTCATAAAGTTAGTTTCCAATCCACAAGCATTTGTCTTTATATCACTCTTACCGTTTAAGGCTCTTCAGTGGGATGCCAGACCGGATTAGCACAGTGCTGCTCCTCCCCCATTTGTTCCTGCACATGGCTGTGCAGCTGGCTGCTTACAAGTAAGAACCATTCGggtgtttggaaatatttctgaacGTGAAATATACCAGTGGTCATGAAgtggaaacaaaaaggagggccCCGCATCAACGTTACACTGCTTTAAACCTGCAGGAGGTAAACTTTTGTCAAGCAGCCAACTGCATGCTCTCTACATTAGATAGCTCAGATAAACAAGCATCTAATACCAGCTCGTTATACTCCCTGTGTTGCTCTATATAAAGAACaaccaaaacagcaaaatattCTGCTCCCTAAGCACATTAAAACTACTACTGGAtttagatattatatatatatatatatatatatatatatatacacacacacacacacacaccagtacTAAGAACAGTTGTtgcttctctgttttaaataagtACAAATAAACCATGCTTTCAAACTTTTGTATTACTACCTTGACATTGTGGTGTTTTTAAGTCAAGGTTATCATAGATAAAGGCAATCTCTCGCCCATGCTCACTTCAGGACTGTCCAGTCGTCTGTCTGCTGCTCACGTTTGGTCTGTTGACATCATCCGTTTCTCGGGTGGAACTGACCTGTTTTGCAGCCTATTAATAGTGCGTCACAGACCCACGTTCATTGACAGCTCTGTTTGGACTCTGTGTGCTGTCCAAGTCCAGTGCTCCGCTCTGACCCAGTTTGCAGCAGGATGGCCGAGAACAGGTGGAAGTGGGTCGCATCACAGACTGCACAAAAACTTATCATCGCGGCAATTTCTAGTTTAATATCTAACGTGCAATGAAAATGTGTTGAGCAATGCCTGACAATGCTGCAAATTGGGACCAGATCTGACcagatacatttaaaacaaacatttatagaCTTGTTtattctgactggaagtaatgtTCACATTATGTAGTCGCACCGCCAGAATCCTGACCTGAACctgatagagaatctgtggaggggcCTAacgattagggtgatggcaaataGGCCTTCCAACATATTAGAGCtcataaacaaacataaattatcaaaatacctgtggaaacatgcaaaaggcTGCTAATCATGATTGTTGAGCAGGATCAAAAAATGATTTTCGTCAGAGGTCTAAATCATTTCAGGCCTAACTGTAGTTATAGACAATTTAGGCCTTTTATTACCCACATAAAGGGAgtgaatgagagaaaaaaagtgaaaatatgaCAATAGCAGGTTATGTTACCCAGTCATtggctttttaattttaataaatataaatatgtagaAGTATAAATATTAATATCCAAAAAGTATTTTACCACAAATAAGATGATATAGCTTTCATCCAGACGTGAGCTCTACCTAAAATGTTCTCTAacatataattataataaatggTGTTTTGGGTGGCTTTTGTAACTTGGAAAGTATACATATTTGATCTGAACTTCCTTTTAACCCACCACCACAACAAACTGACACACAGAAAACTATAAATCTGCTGTCATatctcattttattttcctacattgTGCACTGAATGCACATGTCATTAGGAGTTTATAGATAGCAGCGATCGGCTGTACCTGCTCAGTTGCTAGACAGACAGAAATGACTCCATTGATCCTCATAAGTCATTATCCAATTATGCATACTGCAGACTCATTCTGCTGCAGACTCTCGCACATGCACACCTATACTCCCATTTGTGTATAAACCCACACGCATACACACAACTTCACCTCAACATCCACAGGTGATTTGGATGTATTCAACGTGCACATGAAAACGCATGCATTATAAAGTACTGCATGTGCATCAGTGTGTGAGGAGTTAGCCAAAACTAAAGCTTGCGCGGACAGATGGGTTGACCTCATCTGTTTGTGAACCTCTCAGGAAATTTCCTAAATTCGGGCAGGAATTTCCCACAGGTTGGACTGTGCGGGGGGAGATTAACACGTGAACGGCTGTTTCCGCTGAGAGTAAGGCAGCCCTCAGCAGAGGAGGCAGCCAGCTCGTAAGGAAATAATTTAGGATTAGTTAGGCTGTCTAATCTCTTTATAGAGACTGTGCCATCTCAGCAGCATACCTGCCTACCTCCACATCCGCGTACATCCATCATTTCATGGGGAACGGCGGCGCGCTCTTTTCCTACATTATGGATAGCCCGCTCAGACAAAGCCGCGACAGGTGTTTCTCTGAGCTGAAGTAGTTTCTGTGCATATTCTGTGCCTTTTACTTGGGAGTGTACATGGAGCTGCCTCTTCACAGTGAGTAAGATTACGTAGTTTGATGAGTGCATCTGCAGAATAGAAAGAAAGaggggagaaaagaaaaagttgtgGGAGAGAGCAAAAAAGATGAACATGAAGAGAGAGTGTGGCGCTTCAGTGATGTAACCAGTTTTCTCATTATTGGGACGAGCCTTTTTAACCTGCAGGGGTCTATCTGTACTTTggtccacacacacaccgtgTCGTCACGCACTGGTGTGTGTGGatacttttgtgtgtgtgtgtgtgtgtgtgtgtgtgtgtgtgtgtgtgtgtgtgcacagttAGTGTGCACTTATGCAGCCCTAAGTGCCCCAGTTAGCAGAAAACTCCTGCGAAGACATAATAAATGTCCATATGTCACCGTGCCCTTGTGAGTTTCAAGTCACACAAATAGTATCCAGGGACGCGTCGCAAGCTCAATCAGTTACTGCTGGCAACTTTAAATGAGACCACCAGCTGGGTTGCTGGACTGCTGAAAGGTGGGGTTCTGGGGAGCAAGAGACTGTGTTAAGTCCAGAATGTATTTTTGATTGCTAATCTTTTCTCtctccttgtgtttttttccccccttcttcttcttcacagcCCAAATCGAAGTTATACCCTGCAAAATCTGTGGAGACAAATCTTCAGGTATCCACTATGGAGTCATTACGTGTGAAGGATGTAAGGTAAGAGCCAATATCTGAAGTGGTCAAGAAACTTTTACACTAAATGACACACGCGCATAGGCTCTACAGGCATCCGGGTGttgattcatttttatttattttgggcgTGTTTTCGGTAACCAGGGTTTCTTCAGACGGAGTCAGCAGAATAATGCCTCCTACTCCTGCCCCCGCCAGAGGAACTGCCTCATCGACAGAACGAACCGCAACCGCTGCCAACACTGCCGACTGCAGAAATGTCTCGCCCTAGGAATGTCCAGAGATGGTACGACTTTATCTCCATTGGTTTATCCGGTGGCATTTCTTTACAAATAGTTGTAGTGTAGCTTTAGGCGCCACTTAGTAGTATTTTGGCCATCCTAAGTTCTGCTTTCCGCCCCCCACAGCGGTTAAATTTGGTCGCATGTCCAAAAAGCAACGCGACAGCCTGTACGCAGAGGTCCAGAAGCACCAGGCCCGGCTGCAGGAGCAGCGGCAACAGCAAACTGGAGAAGCTGAGGCTCTGGCTCGTGTTTATTCATCCAGCCTAACCAATGGACTTTCCACCCTCAACCATGAAATTGGGGGCACCTACGCCAACGGTCACGTCATCGAGCTACCCAAAGGCGGCCACGTCAACGGAGGTGGCGTCCCCGGGGGCTACTACGGGATGGATTCCACCCAGCCGTCTCCTGACCAGTCAGGTTTGGACATGTCGGGCATGAAGCACATTAAGCAGGAGCCCGTCTACGACTTGACGCCGGTGCCAAACCTGTTCAGCTACGGAGGCTACCAGGACAGCCAGTTTGGACCACATAACGTCAGCATTGGAGAGCTCGGTAAGGAATAAAGTCTACAAGGGTTCCAGATACAGTACAAATGGTTTAGTCATCACAAAGCTTCAGGGATTTTTCTCGTAGGAAATTAATCATTAACCTGTAAGTCTGGAAGAAAGTGTGAGTCAGTGTTATAATCTGAAAGCACAACAGGAGATCAGGCGGGCTTATGTGGCTAGCTGACAACGTGTCACATCGCTGTGTGAATACCTACGGCAGATCGCACACATTTAGCCAAAATGAAGCCCGCCGCAGCAAATCAAAGCGATGTTTCACTTTAAACCAGAAGCATTGCTCTTTAGACACTTCTAAGTCTCTTTCTCTAAATTTCCTAACTTCAGCTGCAGAattatgtgcaaaaaaaacccagaataaaataaaactctcCCTGCATTACATGTTActgtaaacaacaaaatattgtgttttgaAAAAGATTAAATGGTTAATTGTGTCTTCCAGACCGCATTGCTCAGAATATCATCAAGTCGCACTTGGAAACGTGTCAGTACACAACAGAGGAGCTACAGCAGCTAGCCTGGCAGACACACTCCTACGAAGAGGTCAAGATGTACCAGAGCAAGGTGGGCTTTCAGGTCTTCTAATCATTCCtacacatgaaataaaaaaaaacatttgctatgTAGCATTCAGCATTTTTTTGGTACTTGTAGTTTTCTTCTAAAGACATAATGGAGAGGAACAAAAACGAACTAGAAATTGTGCTGACACTTTAAtcagtgaaataaaatgtagctgTTGCCATGCATGCAACGACTTCAACATAAATCACGAATGCTTAAACCCGGGTTTGGTCGCTTGCAGCCCCGGGATGTGCTGTGGCAGCAGTGTGCCATCCAGATAACCCACGCCATCCAGTACGTGGTGGAGTTCGCCAAGCGCATCTCAGGGTTCATGGAGCTGTGCCAGAATgaccagatcctcctcctcaaGTCAGGTGAGCTGTAGggccagctgctgctggagtAACCAAATGTCTGTTTCGGTTTTATCACAAAGCAAACCATCGTTCCCGTCCCAGTTTTGTGGCAGATTTACATAGACCTCAGTGTTAAAATCAGGTCCGTTTCTAAATCGCAACCAGAAATGAGTCCATGTTAAGTCTAACTGTaacccaattttattttattttgaacacattTAGACTGAGCTGTTTTacacttaaatgtttacttATATAGCCCATATAATTAAATATACATTCCAAAGGATACCacataaactataaatcagttttggttttataattattttataaaactgaATACACGTCCAGGTAACCTCACCAAAACAGCAGTCACGCTGTGAACTCAGAGAATGGAGATGCTCACCTTGaatctgagctatctaaaagcCTGACAACTCTCCAAATCCAGGATGCTGTCAAACAGAGGCTGAGCAAGATGGCTTCACCGccttcagccttcctgttatctgctgaaagtttcTCCCTTACAACCTGAATTACACCCAAGTACGACTCATCATGGCATATAAAATACAGTTTCCGTTTAAATAACTGCCAACAATTTTTTTGAGCTTCCCCTGACTTCACGAGGGCTTAGGACGACGTGTTTATCAGCTGGAAAAATATGGAATTTTTTGAGGTTTCGACCGGCTCCATCACTGGTCAGGGCTTGTCTAGCTGAAAATTGGCCAATCCCCTTAAAAAAGAGAATTTACCTTGGTActtctgaaaaataaatctgtcaaATCTTGTAATTTCTGAATAACTCTTTCAGGTTGTTTGGAGGTGGTCTTGGTGCGAATGTGTAGAGCCTTCAACCCTCTTAACAACACTGTGCTCTT of the Fundulus heteroclitus isolate FHET01 chromosome 12, MU-UCD_Fhet_4.1, whole genome shotgun sequence genome contains:
- the rorb gene encoding nuclear receptor ROR-beta; translated protein: MRAQIEVIPCKICGDKSSGIHYGVITCEGCKGFFRRSQQNNASYSCPRQRNCLIDRTNRNRCQHCRLQKCLALGMSRDAVKFGRMSKKQRDSLYAEVQKHQARLQEQRQQQTGEAEALARVYSSSLTNGLSTLNHEIGGTYANGHVIELPKGGHVNGGGVPGGYYGMDSTQPSPDQSGLDMSGMKHIKQEPVYDLTPVPNLFSYGGYQDSQFGPHNVSIGELDRIAQNIIKSHLETCQYTTEELQQLAWQTHSYEEVKMYQSKPRDVLWQQCAIQITHAIQYVVEFAKRISGFMELCQNDQILLLKSGCLEVVLVRMCRAFNPLNNTVLFEGKYGGMQMFKSLGCDELVSAVFDFAKSLCSLQLTEEEIALFSAAVLISTDRPWLMEPRKVQKLQEKIYFALQHIMQKNHMDEDALAKLISRIPTLSALCTLHTEELQAFQQLHPETVNVLFPPLYKELFNPDPNSAMAMPK